A single Cryomorphaceae bacterium DNA region contains:
- a CDS encoding choice-of-anchor L domain-containing protein, producing MKRFFLLLLSVVAFHWSSAQLVVTNAAPYNSPQYLVDSVLIGQGIQTSNITYIGAPAAIGFFNGVNSNIGLDSGIVITTGDIVNAVGPNNIGSAGSSNNAPGDTQLDLLTTSTTNDASVLEFDFIPESDTASFRFVFGSEEYPEFVNSSFNDVFAFFISGPNPNGGQYVDENIALIPGTTVPVTIDNVNIGVNSQYYVDNTGGPTVQYDAFTTVLTALAQVICNQPYHIKIAIADAGDFSYDSGVFLEAASFSSNGATLTSVSTSAYAENDTTILEGCGDALITVKLNRVTPTDSIVPYQLLGTATPGVDYVVTPNVLLIPAGSDSIQFTVTGLWDGIDEPNESVIIEFPFQDACAGFQPVKINLLLRDIDSLKLDFKSPDQVLCGPEDLYLYLQPSGGVAPISFDWTYNGQTSTGFDLFDTPQTSTTYYVTMTDACIGLTIQDSIQITLLSDVDPVDVEVGVTDYDLCLGDVQALNALVTGGGGAVTFGWYDMNGDLVTDSTTLVLEPEEGTETYMALAFDECGSSDSVEVTLVTEICEFEVPNVFTPNNDGNNDYFWIENLDKFPNTEVYIMNRWGQKVFESTNYGGQCVNNGDSGCWNGKVNNTGADCPEGTYYYIIRPPGEEERTGSLTLFRN from the coding sequence ATGAAGAGATTTTTTCTACTCCTTTTGTCCGTTGTGGCCTTTCATTGGTCCTCGGCCCAGTTGGTGGTGACCAATGCAGCTCCGTACAATTCTCCCCAGTACTTGGTGGATAGTGTTTTGATCGGTCAGGGTATCCAGACTTCGAACATTACCTACATAGGAGCACCTGCCGCCATTGGATTCTTTAATGGAGTAAACTCGAACATTGGATTGGACAGTGGAATTGTCATTACCACTGGAGATATCGTCAACGCGGTTGGGCCCAACAACATCGGATCGGCCGGATCCAGTAACAATGCTCCCGGTGATACTCAGCTTGATCTCTTAACGACGAGCACCACAAACGATGCGTCGGTACTGGAGTTTGACTTTATTCCCGAAAGCGACACGGCGAGTTTCCGTTTTGTCTTTGGTTCTGAAGAATATCCCGAGTTCGTTAACTCGTCGTTCAACGATGTATTTGCCTTCTTCATCAGCGGTCCGAACCCCAATGGTGGGCAGTACGTGGATGAGAATATCGCCCTGATTCCAGGAACTACGGTTCCCGTGACCATTGACAACGTAAATATTGGGGTGAATTCTCAGTATTACGTCGACAATACCGGAGGGCCTACGGTGCAGTATGACGCCTTTACAACGGTTCTTACGGCCCTTGCTCAGGTAATCTGCAATCAGCCTTACCACATTAAAATTGCGATTGCAGATGCAGGAGACTTCTCCTATGATTCTGGGGTATTCTTGGAGGCGGCGAGTTTCTCCTCCAATGGAGCGACCTTGACATCCGTATCCACTTCCGCGTACGCCGAAAACGATACCACCATTTTGGAAGGTTGCGGCGACGCCTTGATTACCGTGAAACTGAACCGTGTGACGCCTACCGACTCCATTGTGCCTTATCAGTTGCTGGGAACTGCAACACCAGGTGTGGACTATGTTGTAACACCAAATGTGCTTTTGATTCCCGCGGGTTCCGATAGCATCCAATTTACGGTGACTGGACTTTGGGATGGAATTGATGAGCCGAACGAAAGTGTCATTATAGAATTCCCCTTCCAAGATGCTTGCGCCGGATTCCAACCGGTGAAGATTAATCTCTTGTTGAGGGATATTGACTCCTTGAAGCTCGATTTTAAGAGTCCGGATCAGGTCTTGTGTGGTCCAGAAGATCTTTACCTCTATTTACAGCCTTCGGGAGGAGTGGCGCCTATCAGCTTTGATTGGACGTACAATGGTCAAACGTCCACGGGTTTCGATCTTTTCGATACGCCCCAAACCAGCACAACGTATTACGTCACCATGACCGATGCTTGTATAGGTCTCACGATACAAGACTCCATTCAAATAACCTTACTCTCTGACGTCGATCCTGTCGATGTTGAAGTGGGCGTAACGGATTACGATCTGTGTTTGGGTGATGTCCAGGCCTTGAACGCATTGGTCACCGGAGGAGGTGGCGCCGTTACCTTTGGGTGGTACGATATGAACGGAGATCTCGTGACCGACAGCACGACCTTGGTACTTGAACCAGAGGAAGGAACAGAGACCTACATGGCCTTGGCCTTTGACGAATGTGGTTCTAGTGATTCTGTTGAGGTGACACTTGTAACCGAGATTTGCGAGTTTGAGGTGCCCAATGTATTCACGCCTAATAATGATGGGAATAATGATTATTTCTGGATTGAGAACTTGGATAAGTTCCCGAATACAGAGGTGTACATCATGAATCGTTGGGGACAGAAGGTTTTTGAAAGCACGAACTACGGTGGTCAGTGTGTGAACAACGGTGATTCGGGATGTTGGAACGGTAAAGTGAACAACACCGGAGCGGATTGTCCAGAAGGGACGTATTACTACATCATTCGCCCGCCAGGAGAAGAAGAAAGAACGGGAAGTCTGACACTGTTCCGGAACTAA
- a CDS encoding type III pantothenate kinase — translation MRTLVLDWGNSSLKYGVFDGSELLDHGRMTDVTLVDLEPWVHGMNVEAVVAASTGPDVEPFVASLQDDYQTFILRPESTVPLHMEYTTPETLGMDRKAVAVAAAVARPDQYSLVIDCGTCITFDVVAPGRRYLGGSISPGLQMRLRSMHEFTERLPWVKNAPDNSAWPGKSTHDSLWQGGLKGWQLEIEGYIRQMKQEHPHLNVILTGGDAQYFESTENLGIFADPFYVLRGLNEIFTHHAGT, via the coding sequence ATGAGAACACTTGTTCTGGATTGGGGTAATTCAAGTTTAAAGTACGGAGTTTTTGATGGGTCCGAGCTTTTAGACCATGGCAGAATGACGGATGTTACCTTGGTAGATTTAGAGCCCTGGGTACACGGAATGAATGTCGAAGCTGTCGTCGCTGCGAGTACAGGGCCTGACGTAGAGCCTTTCGTTGCTTCACTTCAAGATGATTATCAGACCTTTATTTTAAGGCCTGAATCCACAGTACCCCTTCATATGGAGTACACCACACCGGAAACTCTAGGAATGGACCGGAAGGCCGTGGCTGTCGCAGCAGCAGTAGCTCGTCCAGATCAGTATTCGCTTGTAATTGACTGCGGTACATGCATCACTTTTGATGTAGTTGCACCAGGTCGTCGATACCTGGGAGGGTCCATTAGCCCTGGTCTCCAGATGCGTCTTCGTTCTATGCACGAATTCACTGAACGTCTGCCTTGGGTCAAGAATGCGCCCGATAATTCTGCTTGGCCGGGAAAAAGTACTCATGATTCTCTTTGGCAAGGGGGCTTAAAGGGCTGGCAGTTAGAGATTGAGGGATACATTCGCCAAATGAAGCAAGAACACCCTCATCTTAACGTTATTTTAACCGGTGGAGATGCGCAGTACTTTGAATCGACTGAAAATTTGGGCATCTTTGCCGACCCGTTCTACGTCCTTCGGGGACTGAACGAGATCTTTACGCATCATGCGGGCACTTAA
- the lptC gene encoding LPS export ABC transporter periplasmic protein LptC produces the protein MSAMLFSCSKPESGVMEQSAPVDIPDELAYDIEILYSDSGTIRLKLDAPEIARYASLEKPYTEYPKGLEVEFYNSLGEVTTQLSAEYAIQYQDRGITEAQRNVIVVNEDGEKLQTEHLTWDETNEKIYTDEFVRITTATEQLTGYGLESNQTFTRYTIKKPAGVIALEEDEGSN, from the coding sequence GTGTCGGCAATGCTTTTTTCGTGCTCTAAACCCGAAAGTGGTGTTATGGAGCAAAGTGCTCCGGTGGATATTCCGGATGAGCTGGCCTATGATATTGAGATCCTGTACAGCGATAGCGGCACCATTCGGTTAAAGCTTGACGCACCTGAAATTGCCAGGTATGCTTCCCTTGAGAAACCTTATACTGAGTACCCAAAGGGGCTTGAAGTCGAATTCTACAACAGCTTGGGAGAAGTGACCACTCAATTGAGTGCGGAATATGCCATTCAATATCAAGATCGAGGAATTACCGAGGCCCAACGAAATGTGATTGTCGTCAACGAAGATGGAGAGAAATTACAGACAGAACACCTAACTTGGGATGAGACGAACGAGAAGATCTATACAGATGAATTTGTTCGGATAACGACAGCCACGGAACAATTAACCGGTTACGGACTTGAATCCAATCAGACCTTTACACGATACACGATTAAAAAACCCGCAGGGGTCATAGCATTAGAAGAAGATGAAGGCAGCAATTAA
- a CDS encoding HlyC/CorC family transporter, producing the protein MVSTLIAIVLASVLLSAFFSGMEIAYVSSNKLQIELQNKQGDFAARLLSHLMAHPSRFIATMLVGNNIALVVYGIFMAKWVEPTLYQFTSNDVAVLLIQTLFSTLIILIMAEYVPKAIFALYSNQLLRAFALPVLLVYYALFPVVGFVMGISSFLLKTLFRADLDDEKPMFNRVDLDNYVRQQIEDQNNLEEVENEVQIFQNALDFGKVKARECMVPRTELIAMDVSDSVEELRQRFIETGLGKILIYKESLDNIIGYVHSFELFKKPKQIRSILLPVSMVPESMPANEVLNLLIRERKSLAIVLDEFGGTSGLITIEDVIEEIFGEIEDEHDRQDLVEEELSENKYLFSARLEIDYLNEKYKMDLPVSESYETLGGLITHYYESIPVKDDVIVVKPFIFTIKSSHHNRIEEVILRVKEEE; encoded by the coding sequence ATGGTCTCTACACTTATAGCAATCGTACTGGCCTCTGTTCTCCTCTCCGCATTCTTTTCTGGAATGGAGATTGCCTACGTTTCCTCCAACAAACTGCAGATTGAGCTTCAGAATAAGCAAGGTGACTTTGCCGCGCGCTTATTGTCTCATTTGATGGCTCATCCGAGCCGATTTATTGCCACCATGCTGGTTGGGAACAACATTGCTCTAGTGGTGTACGGAATTTTCATGGCCAAATGGGTAGAGCCTACGCTTTATCAATTCACGTCAAATGATGTAGCCGTTTTGCTGATTCAAACTCTGTTCAGTACGCTCATTATTCTCATTATGGCGGAGTATGTGCCCAAAGCCATCTTTGCTCTGTATTCAAACCAATTACTCCGAGCCTTTGCCTTGCCTGTTCTTTTGGTTTACTATGCTCTTTTTCCAGTGGTGGGGTTCGTTATGGGTATTTCCAGTTTCTTACTGAAGACCCTATTTAGAGCCGATCTGGACGATGAAAAACCCATGTTTAATCGCGTGGACCTGGATAACTACGTACGTCAGCAGATCGAAGACCAGAACAATCTAGAAGAGGTGGAGAACGAAGTTCAAATTTTTCAGAATGCCCTCGATTTTGGAAAGGTTAAAGCCCGCGAATGCATGGTTCCGCGTACCGAGTTGATTGCCATGGATGTGAGTGATTCTGTTGAAGAGTTACGTCAGCGATTCATCGAAACGGGTCTGGGTAAAATTTTGATTTACAAGGAGAGCTTAGACAATATTATCGGCTATGTCCACAGCTTTGAGCTGTTCAAGAAACCCAAGCAAATTCGCAGTATTCTGCTGCCTGTATCCATGGTTCCAGAGTCCATGCCAGCCAATGAGGTGCTCAATCTACTGATTCGCGAACGAAAGAGCCTGGCCATTGTCTTAGACGAATTCGGCGGCACCAGTGGATTGATTACCATTGAGGACGTCATCGAAGAGATTTTTGGCGAGATTGAGGACGAGCACGATCGCCAGGATCTAGTGGAAGAAGAGCTCAGTGAGAATAAGTACTTGTTTAGCGCTCGATTGGAAATCGATTATCTCAACGAAAAGTACAAAATGGACTTGCCCGTTAGCGAGTCTTACGAGACCCTCGGCGGCTTAATTACACACTACTACGAGAGCATTCCAGTTAAAGACGATGTAATCGTTGTCAAGCCCTTCATTTTCACCATCAAAAGTTCCCATCACAACCGCATAGAAGAGGTTATTCTGCGTGTGAAAGAGGAGGAATAG
- a CDS encoding peptidylprolyl isomerase, which translates to MATLQNIRKRSGLLIGIVGFAMLAFILTDLLSSGGSILQRDRNTILEINGEKINSIQFNQRVQKRIDDYIASSGDVGMTNASRDQFFDLTYDEILREGIMGSQYEELGIQVTGKELWDVIISNPSINTNQGFQRDGQFDEALVKMYIDNLEQQRSTDPQMQEAWVQWKAFEDQLYTTQFQSKYNNLISSGIIATNIEGEMSFRDRNTTASISLIYRPYTSINDSAVSVSESDIKAYYNKNKEELYKQEDARDIEYVVFNIVPSEDDVNAAARRFDELMQDEVVYNNETKENDTLRGFINTKDDSAFINANSEQSRYFGQWLTEGLLDARYDSLMFASEPGYIYGPYRDGDFYRAAKLIDKGVQPDSVRARHILIAFAGAERAAPEVVRSPQAAQVLADSLFGVVKDDPSQFASLASQYSDGPSKTKGGDLEWFQPGMMTTNFNNYAFNNETGDIGLVITEFGFHIIEITDQGGASPVVKVGILDQRILPSNATEDRIYAESNDLAGSAESLEAFRAKAQELGAEVRPATNLRPLDKTVPGIADSRVIVRWSFEDGVEEGEVNIFDVSNQVVVAFLTNIKEEGYASLEDVRSQVENRAIREKKAESLSAELSGASNLNDLAQSLGTQVINATAVSFANSSVSGVGNEPMIAAAAVSLPLNTLSEPIVGNSGVFVIQVNSRNEAATQESYATEMQQITNQYGTRITNDVFESLKAQANVVDNRARFQ; encoded by the coding sequence ATGGCCACATTACAGAACATCCGCAAGCGTTCCGGACTTTTGATCGGAATTGTGGGATTTGCCATGCTTGCTTTTATTCTGACAGACCTTCTCAGTTCAGGAGGTTCCATTCTCCAGCGTGACCGAAACACGATCCTCGAGATTAACGGGGAAAAGATCAATTCGATCCAGTTCAATCAACGCGTTCAAAAGAGAATCGACGACTACATTGCTTCATCTGGAGATGTAGGTATGACCAATGCTTCACGAGATCAATTCTTTGACTTGACTTACGACGAAATTCTCCGCGAGGGAATTATGGGAAGTCAGTACGAAGAACTCGGCATTCAAGTAACCGGAAAAGAGCTTTGGGATGTCATCATTTCCAACCCCAGTATCAATACTAATCAAGGATTCCAAAGAGATGGGCAGTTTGACGAGGCACTCGTCAAGATGTACATTGACAATTTAGAACAGCAGCGTTCTACTGATCCGCAAATGCAAGAGGCTTGGGTTCAATGGAAAGCTTTTGAAGATCAATTGTACACGACTCAGTTTCAGAGCAAGTACAACAACTTGATTTCGTCTGGAATCATCGCTACCAATATAGAAGGTGAAATGAGCTTTCGCGATCGCAACACTACTGCGAGCATTAGCTTGATTTATCGTCCGTATACCAGCATCAATGATAGTGCTGTTAGCGTTAGTGAGAGCGATATCAAGGCTTACTACAACAAGAATAAAGAAGAGCTCTACAAGCAAGAAGATGCTCGCGATATTGAGTATGTCGTTTTCAATATAGTTCCTTCTGAAGACGACGTCAATGCTGCCGCACGTCGTTTTGATGAGCTGATGCAGGATGAGGTCGTTTACAACAACGAGACTAAAGAGAATGATACACTTCGGGGTTTCATTAACACAAAGGACGACTCTGCATTCATCAATGCCAATAGCGAGCAAAGTCGCTATTTCGGGCAGTGGTTGACGGAAGGGCTTTTGGACGCGCGCTACGATTCGCTCATGTTTGCGAGTGAACCTGGATACATCTACGGACCTTACCGCGATGGTGACTTTTACCGCGCAGCTAAGCTCATCGACAAAGGAGTTCAGCCGGACTCTGTTCGCGCTCGTCACATTTTGATTGCTTTTGCCGGTGCCGAACGCGCAGCCCCAGAAGTAGTGCGATCTCCACAGGCAGCCCAGGTATTAGCAGATAGCCTCTTTGGTGTGGTTAAGGATGATCCAAGTCAATTTGCAAGTTTGGCCAGTCAATACTCGGATGGACCATCCAAAACTAAAGGAGGGGACCTTGAGTGGTTCCAACCAGGAATGATGACCACGAACTTCAACAACTACGCCTTCAATAACGAAACCGGAGACATCGGTCTTGTGATTACAGAATTCGGGTTCCACATTATTGAAATCACGGATCAAGGTGGTGCTAGTCCTGTGGTCAAGGTGGGAATTTTGGATCAACGTATCCTTCCTTCCAATGCAACAGAGGATCGTATCTACGCTGAGAGCAATGATCTTGCTGGATCAGCAGAGTCGTTGGAAGCTTTCCGCGCCAAAGCGCAAGAGCTCGGAGCAGAGGTTCGTCCCGCAACCAACCTTCGTCCTTTGGATAAAACCGTTCCAGGAATTGCCGACAGCCGCGTTATTGTGCGTTGGTCGTTCGAAGATGGTGTTGAGGAAGGAGAGGTCAATATCTTCGACGTCTCCAATCAGGTAGTGGTGGCTTTCTTGACCAATATTAAGGAAGAAGGATATGCTTCTTTGGAAGATGTGCGCTCTCAAGTCGAAAACCGCGCTATTCGTGAAAAGAAGGCAGAGAGCTTGAGTGCAGAGCTCAGCGGAGCCAGCAATCTTAACGATTTGGCCCAGTCATTAGGAACACAGGTAATCAACGCTACTGCCGTTTCATTTGCGAACAGCAGTGTGAGCGGTGTAGGAAATGAGCCTATGATTGCAGCCGCAGCGGTTTCTCTTCCATTGAATACATTGAGTGAGCCGATTGTTGGAAACTCAGGTGTATTTGTGATCCAGGTGAACAGCCGTAATGAAGCTGCCACTCAGGAAAGCTATGCGACAGAGATGCAGCAAATCACAAATCAATACGGTACGCGCATCACTAACGATGTATTCGAAAGCTTAAAAGCTCAAGCGAACGTCGTAGACAACCGCGCACGCTTCCAATAA
- the rodA gene encoding rod shape-determining protein RodA codes for MRNDKNPFANIDWLTVGLYGLMVLLGWLNIYAAVYNEEHASIFDMSQKYGKQFLWILTSLVLILLIVIVDGKFFRTFAFPLYGIMMAALLGVLFFGKEIAGARSWYAFGGFSIQPSEFAKFATALALSAFLSGMNRSLATWRDKLYALGIIALPMVLIIPQPDPGSALVFTALFLVLYREGLSGNYLVIGVSAAILFLLALLIDQWWLSGLLLLAGLVFTYITRKTKRAWIFISLLTIGAIGFTQSVDYAFNNILEDRHRNRINILLGKMEDPQGVGYNTEQSKIAIGSGGFWGKGFLNGTQTKYDFVPEQSTDFIFCTVGEEWGFVGSFLTIALFVTLILRIVHVAERQRSHFSRIYGYCVASILFVHFAINIAMTIGLAPVIGIPLPFFSYGGSSLWGFTILLFIFVKLDAYRMTILR; via the coding sequence GTGAGGAACGATAAAAATCCATTCGCAAATATCGACTGGCTGACCGTGGGACTATATGGTCTTATGGTCCTCCTTGGGTGGCTGAACATATACGCAGCGGTTTACAATGAGGAGCACGCCAGCATCTTCGACATGAGCCAGAAATATGGGAAGCAATTCCTTTGGATTTTGACCTCCTTGGTACTCATCCTACTCATTGTTATTGTGGACGGAAAATTCTTCAGAACCTTCGCTTTCCCGCTTTATGGAATCATGATGGCTGCCTTACTCGGCGTTTTATTCTTCGGAAAGGAAATTGCTGGGGCTCGAAGCTGGTATGCCTTTGGCGGGTTCAGTATTCAACCTTCTGAATTCGCCAAATTCGCCACCGCCCTAGCCCTTAGTGCCTTCTTGAGTGGCATGAATCGTTCCCTTGCGACATGGCGTGACAAATTATATGCACTCGGGATTATCGCTCTCCCGATGGTGCTCATCATCCCTCAACCCGACCCAGGATCTGCTCTGGTCTTCACCGCTTTATTCCTCGTCCTCTACCGAGAAGGACTGAGTGGTAACTACTTGGTCATAGGTGTTTCCGCCGCCATTCTCTTTTTATTGGCTTTACTTATTGATCAGTGGTGGCTGAGTGGACTGCTTCTTCTTGCGGGGCTTGTTTTCACATACATCACCCGAAAAACCAAAAGGGCGTGGATCTTTATTTCTCTACTAACCATTGGGGCTATAGGCTTTACTCAAAGCGTCGACTACGCATTCAATAATATTCTTGAAGACCGGCACCGCAATCGAATCAACATTCTCCTCGGGAAAATGGAAGATCCACAAGGTGTCGGTTACAATACTGAGCAAAGTAAAATTGCGATCGGATCTGGAGGCTTTTGGGGCAAAGGGTTCCTCAATGGCACCCAGACGAAATACGATTTTGTACCGGAGCAGAGTACCGACTTCATCTTTTGCACTGTAGGAGAAGAATGGGGCTTTGTGGGGTCATTCTTAACCATTGCCCTATTCGTTACCTTGATTCTCAGAATTGTACACGTAGCCGAACGTCAGCGTTCCCACTTCAGCCGAATATATGGATACTGTGTCGCCAGTATTCTCTTTGTGCATTTTGCCATCAATATTGCCATGACCATTGGCCTAGCTCCGGTTATCGGAATCCCCCTACCATTCTTTAGTTACGGTGGGTCAAGTTTGTGGGGATTCACTATTCTCCTTTTCATCTTTGTCAAGCTGGACGCATACCGGATGACCATCCTGCGATAA
- the mrdA gene encoding penicillin-binding protein 2, with protein sequence MTQGDLFERRKLLVYLIVPLLGLIFLIRLFYLQVIDDRYKLSAESNVLRAITQYPDRGYIYDRNGTLIVSNQPAYDLMVIPREVKDLDTAAFCTDLGIDSLQFAKQWETLRRRRGYSYYKPSVFLKQISREQFAGVQEKLFNYSGFYVQKRTLRQYPFASAANVLGFVREVSDHTLQEKPEYAPGDYIGGAGVEKSYEDALRGQRGVSYRMVDVHNRIKGSFQKGKYDTVPVPGAEVTTTIDIDLQRFAEALMTEKRGSIVAVEPSSGEILALVSAPTYDPNLLVGRIRSANFRKLDADTLNLPMYDRAVLAEYPPGSPFKIVNALIGLQEGVLTESTTHYCRHGWRYKSLHVGCHSDPGPYRLDKAIVASCNAYFCETYKDIIEKYPSTAEGMDAWSEHVKSFGLGRYMGNDLPTGRKGHVPDAAYYNGVYPPGSWRAVTTISNAIGQGELLVTPIQLANLSATIANRGYYYTPHIVKAIDGQAISDTNFTQPKYTTIEPRYFEPIVEGMHGVYTDVDGTAYWSQIEGIEICGKTGTAENPHGQDHSIFIAFAPKDNPKIAISIFVENGYWGSRWAAPMASLLVEKYMRDSISRTDLEQRMLEGSLAEEYEQQAQRIGEER encoded by the coding sequence ATGACCCAAGGCGATCTCTTTGAACGGCGAAAACTTCTGGTCTACCTGATCGTCCCTCTTCTCGGCCTGATCTTCCTTATTCGCTTGTTCTATCTCCAAGTCATTGACGACCGATACAAATTGAGCGCAGAAAGCAATGTGCTCCGTGCCATCACGCAGTATCCTGATCGCGGATACATCTACGATCGAAACGGAACATTGATCGTCAGCAATCAACCCGCGTACGACCTTATGGTGATTCCTCGCGAGGTGAAAGATTTAGACACGGCTGCGTTTTGTACTGATCTCGGGATCGACTCGCTCCAGTTCGCGAAACAATGGGAGACGCTCAGACGACGGCGCGGGTACTCGTATTACAAACCCTCAGTCTTTCTCAAACAAATTAGTCGCGAGCAATTTGCGGGGGTACAGGAAAAGCTCTTCAACTACTCGGGATTCTACGTTCAGAAAAGAACCCTTCGTCAGTATCCTTTTGCGTCGGCGGCCAACGTGCTGGGTTTTGTCCGCGAAGTATCGGACCACACCCTTCAAGAAAAACCAGAATATGCACCAGGAGATTACATTGGAGGTGCCGGGGTTGAGAAGAGCTATGAAGATGCCCTCCGAGGTCAAAGAGGAGTATCGTACCGCATGGTCGATGTGCACAACCGAATAAAAGGGTCCTTTCAAAAAGGGAAATACGACACAGTGCCCGTACCCGGTGCCGAAGTAACGACCACCATAGACATTGACTTGCAGCGATTCGCCGAGGCCTTGATGACCGAGAAAAGAGGCAGCATTGTGGCCGTAGAACCCTCTTCAGGGGAAATCCTCGCCCTAGTCAGTGCACCTACCTACGACCCCAATTTACTCGTTGGCCGTATTCGTAGTGCCAACTTCCGGAAGCTCGACGCAGACACCTTAAATCTGCCCATGTACGACCGGGCTGTATTGGCGGAATACCCCCCTGGATCGCCGTTTAAAATTGTGAATGCTTTGATTGGCCTGCAAGAGGGAGTTCTTACAGAGTCTACTACGCATTACTGCCGACACGGATGGCGCTACAAGTCTTTACACGTTGGATGCCACAGCGATCCGGGCCCTTATCGATTAGACAAGGCCATTGTGGCGTCGTGTAACGCCTACTTCTGCGAAACCTATAAAGACATTATTGAAAAATACCCAAGCACGGCAGAAGGCATGGACGCCTGGTCAGAGCATGTCAAAAGCTTTGGCCTAGGACGTTATATGGGCAACGATCTCCCTACGGGACGAAAAGGCCACGTCCCCGATGCCGCCTACTATAACGGAGTTTATCCTCCCGGGTCTTGGCGAGCCGTAACCACCATTTCTAATGCCATCGGACAAGGTGAGCTCCTTGTCACCCCCATTCAATTGGCCAATCTATCGGCCACCATTGCCAATCGAGGATACTACTACACACCCCATATCGTAAAGGCCATTGATGGACAAGCCATCTCGGACACTAATTTCACACAACCCAAATACACCACCATTGAACCGCGTTACTTCGAGCCCATAGTGGAGGGAATGCACGGTGTATATACAGATGTAGACGGTACGGCCTATTGGTCGCAAATTGAGGGAATCGAAATCTGTGGAAAGACAGGAACTGCGGAAAACCCCCACGGGCAAGACCACAGTATCTTCATCGCCTTTGCCCCGAAAGACAACCCTAAAATTGCCATCAGCATTTTTGTGGAAAACGGATATTGGGGATCCAGATGGGCAGCGCCAATGGCCAGTCTTTTGGTGGAGAAGTACATGAGAGATAGTATTTCGCGAACTGATTTGGAACAGCGAATGCTCGAAGGAAGTTTGGCAGAAGAATACGAACAACAAGCACAGCGAATCGGTGAGGAACGATAA
- the mreD gene encoding rod shape-determining protein MreD: MNKPGLHLTRFFVLMVTQVALLNQVQFSGYINPYLYILFILLLPPRLNKFYLLLIGFGTGLLIDVFMGSYGLHAAATTLVAYLRPWAIRLYATRGEDEWEYLGLSTMGTAKFLSYTVLLVFAHHFLLFFLEAFRLSEFFTVLARTLLSTVFTVALIFLVLLIFNRRSE; this comes from the coding sequence ATGAATAAGCCAGGACTACATCTTACCCGCTTTTTCGTCCTGATGGTTACCCAGGTTGCCCTCTTGAACCAAGTTCAATTCAGTGGCTACATCAACCCCTATTTGTATATCCTCTTTATTCTCCTTCTGCCTCCTCGCTTAAACAAGTTCTACCTATTGCTTATCGGATTCGGCACGGGATTGCTCATTGACGTGTTCATGGGCAGCTACGGCCTGCACGCCGCAGCCACTACTTTGGTTGCCTACCTCAGGCCTTGGGCCATACGACTATATGCTACACGCGGAGAAGACGAATGGGAATACTTAGGCCTCTCGACGATGGGGACAGCCAAGTTCTTGAGCTATACTGTTCTATTGGTTTTTGCTCACCACTTCCTCCTTTTCTTTTTAGAGGCCTTCCGCCTTTCCGAGTTCTTCACCGTTTTGGCTCGGACACTCTTAAGCACCGTCTTTACGGTTGCCCTTATCTTCTTGGTTCTGCTCATCTTTAATCGACGTAGCGAATGA